One window from the genome of Bacillus tianshenii encodes:
- a CDS encoding DEAD/DEAH box helicase: MTRFIENLSASLHKGFIDQSYNEFGSYTPKLLVNNTKKNENVLIPLIEELQNCQSFMFSVAFITESGLAMLKSYFLDLKQKGIGGKILTSTFLSFNQPKVFRELMKLENVEVRVTNLTGFHSKGYIFKHKTHHSLVVGSSNLTAHALKINHEWNIKLTSHENGEIINHFSNQFEDVWKESEQLTEEWIGAYERSFTPLIDKRAMDQVIDFPVSYKVNRLEEALKIKPNKMQQSALEGIQSIREAGQNKALIISATGTGKTYLSAFDVRRFAPKRMLFIVHREQILQKAMSDFKKVLGGVEEDFGILSGTNKQINVKYLFATIQTISKTDYLEKFEPNYFDYILIDEVHKAGASSYHKVINYFTPKFSLGMTATPERTDGFNIYELFDYNIAYEIRLQEALEENILTPFHYFGVTDFEHNGELIDDTTLLSTLVTEERVNHIIDKIHYYGYSGDKVRGLMFCSRKKEVEQLSAALNEKGFRTFALTGEHSQEERSDCVNQLENGELDYILTVDIFNEGIDIPSINQVVMLRQTQSSIIFIQQLGRGLRLHDSKDFVTVIDFIGNYKNNFLIPIALSGDRSYNKDNVRRRMKDTSYLKGVSTVNFEEVAKKQIFNAINKTKLTSAKILKEAYKQLKNRIGKVPYLYDFIINHSIDPVVIAEEYSNYYQLLVRMKEEVPTINSYENQVLTMLSLEILNGKRKHEIVLLELLLKEEQVTHDKYLKQLSEENCRIDERTLASVEDVMNLSFFTQVYRKKYGEEPIVMLNEERQYSFNNEIREQLALNPYFNLLIEDIIKSAKEKSTLYDCNSQLTLYKKYSRKDVCKLLNWRNDESSTVYGYKTKHQTSPIFITYHKNEDVEASVNYGDEFLNQNLLKWYTRSNRKIESEEVQQIVQAGERQNDIHIFVKKDDDEGSDFYYLGKARPDQQSVEQAEMKNKNGKTIPVVRMNMVLEHSVDYKLYQYLVDDSKMS, translated from the coding sequence ATGACCAGGTTTATAGAAAATTTATCAGCATCGTTGCATAAGGGATTTATTGATCAAAGTTATAACGAATTTGGTAGCTATACGCCAAAGTTACTAGTGAATAATACGAAAAAGAACGAAAATGTATTAATCCCATTAATTGAGGAACTTCAAAACTGTCAATCTTTTATGTTTTCGGTAGCATTTATAACAGAAAGTGGATTAGCGATGCTTAAGTCATACTTCCTTGATTTGAAGCAAAAAGGTATTGGAGGGAAAATCTTAACTTCTACATTTTTGAGCTTTAATCAACCGAAGGTCTTTAGAGAATTAATGAAACTTGAAAATGTAGAGGTAAGGGTGACTAACTTAACAGGGTTTCATTCAAAAGGATATATCTTTAAACATAAAACCCATCATTCTTTAGTTGTAGGCAGTTCCAACTTGACGGCCCATGCTTTAAAAATAAATCATGAATGGAATATTAAGCTAACCTCTCACGAAAATGGTGAGATTATTAACCATTTTTCTAATCAATTTGAAGATGTTTGGAAAGAATCAGAACAGTTAACAGAAGAGTGGATAGGAGCGTATGAAAGAAGCTTTACGCCTCTTATTGATAAAAGAGCGATGGACCAAGTCATTGATTTTCCTGTCTCTTATAAAGTGAATAGATTAGAAGAAGCTTTGAAAATTAAGCCGAACAAAATGCAGCAATCAGCTCTTGAAGGTATTCAATCAATACGTGAAGCTGGACAAAATAAAGCCTTGATTATTTCAGCAACTGGAACAGGAAAAACGTATCTATCCGCATTTGATGTTCGTCGGTTTGCACCGAAGCGAATGCTTTTTATTGTCCATCGTGAGCAAATTTTACAAAAGGCTATGTCAGATTTTAAGAAAGTGCTCGGCGGTGTAGAAGAAGACTTTGGAATATTATCAGGAACTAATAAACAGATAAATGTTAAATATCTTTTTGCTACCATTCAAACAATATCGAAAACAGATTATTTAGAGAAATTTGAACCTAATTATTTTGACTATATTTTAATTGATGAAGTTCATAAGGCTGGAGCAAGTTCTTATCATAAAGTGATTAATTATTTCACACCGAAATTTTCACTGGGGATGACTGCCACACCAGAAAGAACAGATGGATTTAATATTTATGAATTGTTTGACTACAATATTGCCTATGAAATCCGTTTGCAAGAAGCACTTGAAGAAAATATCCTTACTCCATTTCATTATTTTGGAGTAACGGATTTTGAACATAATGGTGAACTTATTGATGACACTACTCTGTTATCTACTCTTGTGACTGAAGAGCGTGTTAATCATATTATAGATAAAATTCACTACTATGGATATTCAGGTGATAAAGTCCGAGGGTTAATGTTTTGCAGTAGAAAAAAAGAAGTAGAGCAATTATCAGCTGCATTAAATGAAAAAGGCTTTCGTACTTTTGCTTTAACTGGTGAGCATTCACAGGAAGAAAGAAGCGATTGTGTTAATCAGTTAGAAAATGGAGAGCTTGATTATATTTTAACAGTTGACATTTTTAATGAAGGTATTGACATACCGAGTATTAATCAAGTAGTGATGCTAAGGCAGACTCAATCAAGTATTATCTTTATCCAGCAGTTAGGGCGAGGGCTACGTCTGCATGATTCTAAGGATTTTGTTACAGTCATCGATTTTATCGGAAATTACAAGAATAACTTTCTAATCCCAATCGCTCTTTCGGGTGACAGGTCTTATAACAAGGATAATGTTCGCAGGCGAATGAAGGATACAAGCTATTTAAAAGGTGTTTCTACAGTTAACTTTGAAGAAGTAGCTAAAAAACAAATATTTAATGCAATTAATAAAACAAAATTAACATCGGCAAAAATCTTAAAAGAAGCTTATAAGCAATTAAAAAATCGAATAGGAAAAGTACCTTATTTGTATGATTTTATTATAAATCATTCCATTGATCCGGTTGTAATTGCAGAAGAGTATTCGAATTATTATCAATTACTTGTAAGGATGAAGGAAGAAGTTCCAACAATTAACTCTTATGAAAATCAAGTCTTAACGATGTTATCGCTTGAAATCTTAAATGGTAAGCGAAAGCATGAAATTGTGTTATTAGAGCTTTTGTTAAAGGAAGAACAAGTGACACATGATAAATATTTGAAACAATTAAGTGAAGAGAATTGCCGTATAGATGAAAGAACTTTAGCATCAGTCGAAGATGTTATGAATCTTTCCTTCTTCACACAAGTGTATAGAAAAAAATACGGTGAAGAACCAATTGTAATGTTAAATGAAGAGAGGCAATATTCATTTAACAATGAAATTAGAGAGCAGCTCGCTTTAAATCCTTATTTCAACCTTTTAATCGAAGATATTATTAAAAGTGCGAAAGAGAAAAGTACATTGTATGATTGTAATTCCCAACTCACACTTTATAAAAAGTATTCAAGAAAAGATGTATGTAAGCTGCTAAACTGGCGAAATGATGAAAGTTCTACTGTGTATGGCTATAAGACAAAGCATCAAACGAGCCCTATCTTTATTACCTATCATAAGAATGAAGATGTCGAAGCTAGTGTGAATTATGGGGATGAATTTCTCAATCAGAATCTTCTAAAATGGTATACAAGGAGTAACCGAAAGATAGAATCAGAAGAAGTTCAACAAATTGTACAGGCCGGAGAGAGACAAAATGATATTCATATCTTTGTGAAGAAAGATGATGATGAGGGTAGCGACTTTTATTATTTAGGAAAAGCAAGACCTGATCAACAAAGTGTTGAACAAGCAGAAATGAAAAATAAGAACGGAAAAACAATTCCGGTGGTGCGAATGAATATGGTTTTAGAGCATTCGGTTGACTATAAGTTGTATCAATATCTTGTAGATGATTCAAAAATGTCATAA
- a CDS encoding Rpn family recombination-promoting nuclease/putative transposase, with product MNELKSSYQDHDRWFKELLGTFFEEFFTAFFPHVAEAVDFQRVTFLSEELFTDILEGEKRRVDLLAKVRLQKDEAIVIIHVEPQSYVQKAFNERMFIYFSRLYEKHRTPILPVAVFSYDENYEEQDMFEVKFPFKEVLRFAFDKLELRKLDWRDYLNAPNPAAAALLSKMNYNRAERVQVKKEFLRMLVKMELDDARMTLLTGFFERYLKLSEREEVTLQAEITTLPQEEEEAVMKIETSWHKKGREEGRKSSLYEVAEKMLREGFSIEQIKKITELSEEEIEKLK from the coding sequence TTGAATGAGTTGAAAAGTTCATATCAGGACCATGACCGTTGGTTTAAGGAGCTATTAGGAACGTTTTTTGAAGAGTTTTTTACAGCGTTTTTTCCGCATGTCGCAGAGGCAGTTGACTTTCAGCGTGTAACCTTTCTATCGGAAGAACTGTTCACGGATATTTTAGAAGGAGAAAAGCGTCGTGTTGACCTGCTGGCAAAGGTTCGCCTGCAGAAGGATGAAGCAATTGTGATTATCCATGTCGAGCCGCAAAGCTATGTCCAGAAGGCATTTAACGAGCGGATGTTCATTTACTTCAGCCGGCTGTATGAAAAGCATCGCACCCCCATTTTACCTGTTGCTGTGTTCAGCTATGATGAGAACTATGAAGAGCAGGATATGTTTGAAGTAAAGTTCCCATTTAAAGAGGTACTGCGCTTTGCCTTTGATAAGTTAGAGTTGCGAAAGCTTGATTGGCGCGACTACTTGAACGCCCCCAACCCCGCGGCAGCCGCATTGCTCAGTAAAATGAACTACAACAGGGCTGAACGTGTGCAAGTGAAGAAGGAATTTCTGCGCATGCTCGTCAAAATGGAGCTGGATGATGCCCGAATGACCCTGCTTACTGGTTTTTTTGAACGATACTTGAAGTTAAGTGAACGAGAAGAAGTCACACTTCAAGCTGAAATTACCACCTTACCCCAAGAAGAGGAGGAAGCTGTTATGAAGATTGAAACATCTTGGCATAAGAAAGGCAGAGAAGAAGGCAGGAAATCAAGTTTGTACGAGGTAGCTGAAAAAATGCTGCGTGAAGGGTTTTCAATTGAGCAGATTAAGAAAATTACAGAGCTGTCAGAAGAGGAAATCGAGAAACTGAAGTAA
- a CDS encoding AAA family ATPase: protein MISNQYLRKVELKRAEIPSFARYPFQLPVVKSLSELSFHSKVTYLIGENGMGKSTLLEAIAIAAGFNPEGGTFNFNFTTADTHSELEEYLRLIKGIRKPKDGFFLRAESFYNVATNIEEMDRDPEGGSRVIDSFGGTSLHEQSHGEAFFATFLHRFRGSGIYILDEPEAALSPLRQLSMLARIHELVEDDSQFIIATHSPILMAYPDAKILELTEEGITDTALEQTNHYSIMKQFFEDRERLLHHLLRK from the coding sequence ATGATTAGCAATCAGTATTTACGCAAAGTGGAATTGAAACGGGCTGAGATTCCTTCTTTTGCACGCTATCCCTTTCAGCTTCCCGTTGTAAAATCTCTTTCTGAACTAAGCTTTCATTCTAAGGTGACGTATCTGATTGGTGAGAATGGAATGGGGAAATCGACGCTGCTTGAGGCGATTGCGATTGCGGCGGGATTTAATCCAGAGGGCGGGACTTTTAATTTTAATTTCACAACGGCTGATACTCATTCTGAGCTTGAAGAGTATTTGCGCTTAATAAAAGGCATTCGCAAGCCGAAAGATGGGTTCTTCTTGCGGGCAGAGTCATTTTACAATGTGGCGACAAATATCGAAGAAATGGACCGAGACCCTGAAGGCGGAAGTCGTGTCATTGATTCATTCGGCGGAACCTCTCTTCACGAGCAGTCGCATGGGGAAGCATTCTTTGCGACATTTTTGCACCGCTTTCGTGGGAGCGGGATCTACATACTTGATGAACCTGAAGCGGCTCTTTCTCCATTACGGCAGCTTTCGATGCTTGCAAGGATTCATGAATTAGTCGAAGATGATTCGCAGTTTATTATCGCAACCCATTCACCTATCTTAATGGCATACCCAGATGCGAAGATTCTAGAGCTGACCGAGGAAGGAATCACTGACACGGCGCTTGAGCAAACTAATCACTACTCAATTATGAAGCAATTCTTCGAAGACCGAGAACGCCTGCTTCATCATTTGCTTAGAAAATGA
- a CDS encoding PadR family transcriptional regulator produces the protein MSNKVLRKLFLGFIQIHILHHAKEEAIYGSWMLEELREHGYDISAGTLYPILHNMEADELLKKEEVNVEGKIRKYYRTTEKGDEVLTEARAKAYELFKEIKE, from the coding sequence ATGAGTAATAAAGTGTTGCGGAAGTTGTTTTTAGGATTTATTCAAATACATATCCTGCATCATGCGAAGGAGGAGGCGATCTATGGGTCGTGGATGTTAGAGGAACTGCGTGAGCATGGCTATGATATAAGCGCAGGGACGCTGTATCCGATTCTGCACAATATGGAAGCGGATGAGCTGCTGAAGAAGGAAGAAGTGAATGTGGAAGGGAAGATTCGGAAGTATTATCGCACGACAGAGAAGGGCGATGAGGTTCTGACAGAAGCAAGAGCGAAGGCATATGAATTATTCAAGGAAATCAAGGAATGA
- a CDS encoding DUF4830 domain-containing protein, giving the protein MKKLFAFLVCFVVVLVGCNAEKQFPEEHQAYLSTYGWEIAEQKSSETKKINLYPEAIDMIKRAGLDLEPYKGKEATITTYRLKEKQATGDEMYAVLYEINDKLIGGYGSLENWAPGLFALDDKERLIDDDVLKP; this is encoded by the coding sequence TTGAAGAAATTATTCGCTTTTCTAGTTTGTTTCGTTGTTGTGCTGGTGGGATGCAATGCTGAAAAACAATTCCCCGAAGAGCATCAAGCCTACCTCAGCACATACGGCTGGGAAATTGCTGAGCAAAAGAGCAGTGAAACGAAAAAAATTAATTTATACCCTGAAGCAATCGACATGATAAAACGGGCGGGGTTAGACCTTGAACCGTATAAAGGAAAAGAAGCTACAATCACCACCTACCGGCTGAAGGAAAAGCAAGCAACAGGTGATGAGATGTATGCGGTACTGTATGAAATCAATGATAAACTAATAGGTGGCTACGGCTCGCTTGAAAACTGGGCTCCAGGGCTGTTTGCCTTAGACGATAAAGAGCGATTGATAGATGATGATGTATTGAAGCCATAA
- a CDS encoding acetylornithine deacetylase produces MNTVLASIIESVEERQEQLIDLLETLIRFETPSPPARNTSEAQAFIADYLRRLGFTIDQWDVYPNDPNVVGTLKGTDSETYNSLIINGHVDVAEIDEGEAWETGPFEPVVGDGYVMGRGAADMKGGLAGALFALQLLKEAGIALPGDLFFQSVIGEEVGEAGTLECCKRGYDADFAVVVDTSDLHIQGQGGVITGWVTVKSPTTHHDATRRSMIHAGGGVNGASAIEKMMKLIDGLQELERHWAVTKCYPGFPPGSNTINPAVIEGGRHPAFIADECRLWITVHFYPNETHKQVAKEVEEHLLQVAKGDIWLREHPPTFEWGGSSMIEDKGEIFPSLEIDPEHPGIRSLSRCHTAVMNKEAIVDVSPTVTDGGWLGDAGIPTAIYGPGDLTNAHAVNEKVSIEQLVDFTKVMVQFIYECCHSTKTT; encoded by the coding sequence TTGAATACAGTGCTTGCATCAATTATTGAAAGTGTTGAGGAACGACAGGAACAGTTAATTGATTTGCTTGAAACGTTGATTCGCTTTGAAACACCGAGCCCGCCTGCGCGGAATACGTCTGAGGCGCAAGCGTTCATTGCGGACTACTTGCGGCGTCTAGGTTTTACCATTGATCAGTGGGACGTCTATCCGAACGATCCGAATGTTGTTGGAACGTTAAAGGGAACAGACTCTGAGACATACAACAGCCTCATTATTAACGGGCATGTGGATGTGGCGGAGATTGATGAAGGTGAAGCGTGGGAAACCGGCCCGTTTGAACCTGTTGTGGGGGACGGCTATGTGATGGGGCGCGGTGCGGCTGATATGAAAGGCGGATTGGCTGGTGCATTGTTTGCCCTTCAGCTGCTGAAGGAAGCTGGGATTGCGCTTCCGGGAGATTTGTTTTTCCAATCGGTGATCGGGGAGGAAGTTGGTGAAGCTGGCACGCTTGAATGCTGCAAACGCGGCTATGATGCAGACTTTGCGGTGGTCGTTGATACGAGTGATCTGCATATTCAAGGGCAAGGCGGTGTAATCACGGGCTGGGTGACAGTGAAGAGCCCGACAACACATCATGATGCGACGAGAAGAAGTATGATTCATGCGGGCGGCGGTGTGAACGGCGCCAGTGCAATTGAAAAGATGATGAAGCTGATTGATGGCCTGCAGGAGCTTGAACGTCATTGGGCAGTGACGAAGTGCTATCCTGGCTTCCCGCCTGGCTCAAACACGATTAATCCAGCGGTCATTGAAGGCGGACGACACCCTGCTTTTATTGCGGATGAATGCCGTTTATGGATAACGGTTCATTTCTATCCGAATGAAACACATAAGCAAGTCGCAAAGGAAGTGGAAGAGCATTTGCTCCAAGTTGCAAAGGGCGATATTTGGCTAAGAGAGCACCCGCCAACGTTTGAATGGGGCGGGTCATCGATGATTGAAGACAAGGGAGAAATCTTTCCATCTCTTGAAATTGACCCTGAGCACCCAGGCATCCGCTCCCTTTCCCGCTGTCATACGGCAGTTATGAACAAGGAAGCCATTGTCGATGTCTCTCCAACCGTTACGGACGGGGGCTGGCTTGGAGATGCCGGGATACCAACAGCGATCTACGGTCCGGGAGACTTAACGAACGCCCATGCGGTCAATGAGAAGGTGTCGATTGAGCAGCTTGTTGATTTTACAAAGGTAATGGTTCAGTTCATCTATGAATGCTGTCATTCAACGAAAACAACTTAA
- a CDS encoding (deoxy)nucleoside triphosphate pyrophosphohydrolase — MKQVKVVGAIIENDQNEILCAKRSETMSLPNLWEFPGGKIENGESPQEALRREIAEELNCQIDVFEQVEDTTHQYPKVIVRLITFKARITKGTPEAREHAELKWVKRDQLKELEWAEADVPAVERLCGE; from the coding sequence TTGAAACAAGTGAAAGTTGTCGGTGCTATAATTGAAAATGACCAAAATGAAATCCTCTGCGCCAAACGAAGCGAAACAATGAGCCTGCCAAACCTTTGGGAGTTCCCAGGTGGAAAAATTGAAAACGGCGAATCACCACAGGAGGCCCTTCGCCGCGAGATTGCGGAAGAATTGAATTGTCAGATTGATGTCTTCGAACAGGTGGAAGATACAACCCACCAATATCCGAAGGTAATCGTTCGTCTGATTACATTTAAAGCACGTATTACAAAGGGAACACCAGAAGCGAGAGAACATGCTGAGTTAAAATGGGTGAAGCGTGATCAACTGAAAGAGTTGGAATGGGCGGAAGCGGATGTGCCGGCTGTTGAACGATTGTGTGGTGAATAA
- a CDS encoding nucleotidyltransferase family protein → MLYDVLQEKRELILKLADNHGIQNVRVFGSVARHEDGPKSDLDLLVEFEEGRSLFDLIRFKQEVEDLLGIKVDVVTENSLHWSMKEDVLNGAIQL, encoded by the coding sequence ATGTTATATGATGTTCTTCAAGAAAAGCGTGAGCTAATTTTGAAATTAGCTGATAATCATGGTATCCAAAATGTTCGTGTTTTCGGTTCTGTTGCAAGGCACGAAGATGGACCTAAAAGTGATCTTGATTTACTTGTGGAGTTTGAGGAAGGAAGAAGTTTGTTTGACTTGATTCGGTTTAAACAAGAGGTTGAAGACTTACTCGGAATTAAAGTCGATGTTGTAACAGAAAATTCGCTTCATTGGAGTATGAAAGAAGATGTGTTAAACGGAGCTATTCAATTATGA
- a CDS encoding 3'-5' exonuclease, producing the protein MAYMVPEGIRTSATAGERLLFQTLKRFLPDDYIVYFEPEIRGKRPDFVIIGPDLGLIVLEVKDYTRGTLLQLNQDEWTIVNKKGEQAVVKSPIKQARDYMFHLVDELKKDKALIQTEGKYRFHLKFPCGRGAVFTRLYQRQLVEDGLYSVIDPNFCLTRDEIDPDSDLFSEENLIEKILNMFTVPFRLKEPLEDDEIQAIRYHLFPEVRISAEFKERVPYRDQLLLSLHDIKTMDLHQENLAKQLGDKNRLIRGVAGSGKTLILASRAKMLNKQHPDWKVLVLCYNISLAQNIKQMIIHQLNEPEDLLDYDENKQNDGLTGNIIVRNFHAWLKHDLKVKDFEVARIIEKLENNEAIFPKYDAILIDEGQDFAPEWLQLVSKLLNPETKSLLLVEDRAQNIYRRKRSYVQDTGLDFRGRSKVLTINYRNTSQIVDFAWRFYQTNSHLKDKTVSKEVDGTEIIAPQSTRRKGPEPAIYRANSLREEIEMVARQMKKLHETKNVPYDDMLVLYRVKRAKGQDIIGTVQRTFQRHSLPHYWLTENEASKRSFEKNDGKIKISTIDSSKGLDFQAVFIINVNNMPFALEEDKEREVSLLYIGMTRATEYLCVSYSGVSAFTGYFERVLGERGEIKRVCEIKGEYS; encoded by the coding sequence ATGGCATATATGGTTCCAGAGGGGATTCGGACGTCAGCAACTGCGGGGGAGCGGCTGTTATTTCAGACGTTGAAGCGGTTCCTGCCAGATGATTATATCGTTTATTTTGAACCGGAGATAAGAGGGAAGCGGCCTGACTTTGTCATTATAGGCCCTGACCTTGGCTTAATTGTGCTGGAGGTGAAGGACTATACGCGCGGGACCTTGCTGCAGCTGAATCAAGATGAGTGGACAATCGTCAATAAGAAAGGCGAGCAGGCTGTTGTGAAGAGTCCGATTAAGCAGGCAAGAGATTATATGTTTCATCTTGTTGATGAATTGAAAAAGGATAAGGCGCTGATACAAACAGAAGGGAAGTATCGCTTTCATCTGAAATTTCCGTGCGGGCGGGGAGCGGTTTTCACCCGATTGTATCAGCGGCAGTTAGTGGAGGATGGGCTGTACAGTGTCATTGACCCGAACTTCTGCTTAACGCGTGATGAAATTGATCCCGATTCTGACTTGTTTTCTGAAGAGAACTTGATTGAGAAGATTCTAAATATGTTCACTGTTCCGTTCAGATTGAAGGAGCCGCTGGAGGATGATGAGATTCAAGCGATTCGTTATCATCTGTTTCCTGAAGTGCGGATTAGTGCCGAATTCAAGGAGCGGGTGCCGTATCGCGATCAGCTTCTGCTTTCTCTGCATGATATTAAGACGATGGATCTGCATCAGGAAAACTTGGCGAAACAGCTTGGGGATAAGAACCGGCTTATCCGCGGCGTAGCGGGGAGCGGTAAGACATTGATTCTCGCAAGCCGTGCCAAGATGCTCAACAAACAGCATCCTGATTGGAAGGTGCTTGTGCTTTGCTATAACATCTCGCTTGCACAGAACATTAAGCAGATGATTATCCACCAGCTTAATGAACCAGAGGATTTGCTGGATTATGATGAGAATAAGCAGAATGATGGCCTGACAGGTAATATTATCGTGCGGAATTTTCATGCATGGCTGAAGCATGATTTAAAGGTGAAGGACTTTGAGGTTGCTAGGATTATAGAGAAGCTGGAGAACAATGAAGCGATCTTTCCGAAATATGATGCGATTCTAATTGATGAGGGTCAGGACTTCGCACCAGAATGGCTTCAGCTCGTCAGCAAGCTGCTGAACCCTGAAACGAAATCACTGCTTCTTGTTGAGGACCGCGCACAAAACATTTACCGCCGCAAGCGCTCCTATGTCCAGGACACAGGACTTGATTTCAGAGGTCGTTCGAAGGTGCTCACCATTAATTACCGCAACACGTCCCAAATTGTAGACTTTGCATGGCGTTTCTATCAGACAAATTCGCATCTGAAGGATAAAACCGTCAGTAAAGAAGTGGACGGAACAGAAATTATCGCACCGCAAAGCACGCGACGCAAGGGACCAGAACCAGCGATCTACCGTGCGAACAGCTTGCGCGAAGAAATCGAAATGGTCGCACGCCAAATGAAAAAACTGCACGAAACAAAGAACGTTCCATATGATGACATGCTTGTTCTCTACCGTGTTAAACGCGCCAAAGGCCAAGACATTATCGGAACCGTCCAGCGCACATTCCAGCGCCACAGCCTGCCGCACTACTGGCTGACCGAAAACGAAGCATCCAAACGCTCATTCGAAAAGAACGACGGCAAGATCAAAATCAGCACAATCGACAGCAGCAAAGGCCTCGACTTCCAGGCCGTATTCATCATCAATGTCAACAACATGCCCTTTGCGCTTGAAGAAGATAAGGAGCGGGAAGTGTCGCTGCTGTATATTGGCATGACGCGGGCGACGGAGTATTTGTGTGTGAGTTATAGTGGGGTGTCGGCGTTTACGGGGTATTTTGAGCGGGTGTTGGGGGAGCGGGGGGAAATAAAACGAGTATGTGAAATAAAGGGCGAGTATTCATAA
- a CDS encoding fructose-bisphosphate aldolase → MKNLWVVLFLSILLLMTSACNNSEKQKIIIEAAVSELSEEEFEYVGTRGLDNPAIEDFRKFTFHVEVEHSPKAKRKVELPTHNSWREAINTIDNKDRYWFGDGYENNDSENFAEYGEEFVFYSKGLNEEEIKKAFSSLVISIHLETEKGESMEREYKVGDIIQFNSNDSPKTVH, encoded by the coding sequence TTGAAGAACTTATGGGTAGTACTCTTCTTATCAATTTTACTTTTGATGACTTCTGCTTGTAATAATTCAGAGAAACAAAAAATCATTATCGAAGCAGCTGTTTCAGAGCTAAGTGAAGAAGAATTTGAATATGTTGGAACGCGAGGTTTAGACAATCCTGCAATAGAAGATTTTCGCAAATTCACTTTTCATGTTGAAGTGGAACATTCACCCAAAGCTAAACGAAAAGTTGAGCTTCCAACACATAATAGTTGGAGAGAGGCTATAAACACAATCGATAATAAAGATAGATATTGGTTTGGCGACGGTTATGAAAATAACGATAGTGAAAATTTTGCTGAATATGGGGAGGAATTCGTTTTTTACTCCAAAGGGTTAAATGAAGAGGAAATTAAGAAGGCTTTTAGTTCCTTGGTGATTTCAATTCATTTAGAGACTGAAAAAGGAGAAAGCATGGAAAGGGAATATAAAGTTGGCGATATAATTCAATTCAACAGCAATGATAGCCCAAAAACAGTTCACTAA
- a CDS encoding DUF86 domain-containing protein, with translation MKNDKIYLLHILECIENIESYIPNGESDFFSSKLIQDAVIRNLEIVGEATKHVSKEFRKHHPHVPWREMAGLRDVLIHDYFGVDNGIVWNVVEKEIPLLKDKISDLLERY, from the coding sequence ATGAAGAATGACAAAATCTATTTGCTTCATATCTTGGAGTGCATAGAAAATATTGAATCATATATACCGAATGGCGAAAGTGATTTTTTTAGTTCTAAACTAATTCAAGATGCGGTTATTCGTAATTTAGAAATTGTTGGGGAAGCAACTAAACATGTATCAAAAGAGTTTCGAAAGCATCATCCCCATGTACCTTGGCGTGAGATGGCAGGATTAAGAGATGTTTTAATTCATGATTATTTTGGAGTAGATAACGGAATTGTATGGAACGTGGTTGAGAAAGAAATACCACTTTTGAAAGATAAGATAAGTGATTTACTTGAGCGATACTAG